The Altererythrobacter sp. ZODW24 genome window below encodes:
- a CDS encoding cell wall hydrolase: protein MTAEETTTSKLGIGFWLLLSLAVALIAIMVAGIWFATSGSEQQAKAEQEEIAELAELASMAVEPGLTDSEDAASVKDRNALIPVSGDPLEAPAGIFRLAADHSAYKSALRCMTEAVYYEAANESLQGKRGVAQVILNRLKHPAYPNSVCGVVYEGSNKRVCQFSFTCDGSLLRKPMARQWITSRAVAAASLSGTREPSVGTATHYHADYVLPYWAHKLAKVQVVGTHIFYRFNGRWGSSSAFSKAWSGRETIPQIDYARFEKALEEGDEVLLAEMAEIETVPGLTVTPDVTDRHAAADVGGRIDTTVAWRPSIPDPTTGSTAFRAALEEQGAPTAKQTERVADLALEETGTPQ, encoded by the coding sequence ATGACCGCTGAAGAGACAACAACCTCAAAACTCGGTATCGGCTTCTGGTTGCTGCTAAGCCTTGCTGTAGCTCTGATAGCAATCATGGTTGCGGGCATTTGGTTTGCGACTTCGGGCAGCGAGCAACAAGCCAAGGCGGAGCAGGAAGAGATCGCTGAACTTGCAGAGCTTGCAAGTATGGCAGTCGAACCGGGCCTGACTGATTCCGAGGATGCGGCTTCGGTCAAAGACCGTAATGCTTTGATTCCCGTCTCGGGTGATCCACTGGAAGCTCCAGCAGGGATATTCCGTCTAGCGGCCGACCATTCCGCCTATAAATCGGCGCTGCGATGCATGACGGAAGCTGTATATTACGAAGCGGCGAACGAGTCCCTTCAAGGCAAGCGCGGCGTAGCGCAGGTTATCTTGAACCGCCTCAAGCACCCGGCCTATCCGAACTCAGTTTGCGGCGTGGTCTATGAAGGTTCGAACAAGCGCGTGTGCCAGTTCAGCTTCACCTGTGACGGGTCGCTGCTGCGCAAACCTATGGCGCGGCAATGGATCACATCCCGCGCGGTCGCCGCGGCATCTCTGTCCGGAACGCGCGAGCCATCCGTGGGCACGGCAACACATTATCACGCCGATTATGTCCTGCCATATTGGGCGCATAAGCTGGCGAAGGTGCAGGTTGTCGGCACGCATATCTTCTATCGCTTCAATGGCCGTTGGGGATCATCGAGTGCATTTTCAAAAGCGTGGTCGGGCCGCGAGACAATTCCGCAGATCGACTACGCCAGATTCGAAAAAGCGCTTGAAGAGGGCGACGAGGTGCTACTCGCCGAAATGGCGGAGATCGAAACCGTTCCCGGCCTGACCGTAACGCCCGATGTAACCGACCGCCATGCCGCAGCCGATGTCGGTGGCCGGATCGACACGACCGTAGCATGGCGTCCAAGCATTCCCGATCCGACCACTGGAAGCACGGCCTTCCGCGCCGCCTTGGAAGAACAGGGCGCGCCGACGGCCAAACAGACGGAACGGGTGGCTGATTTGGCGCTCGAAGAGACTGGAACCCCGCAATGA
- a CDS encoding TolC family protein codes for MFKTKLALATFLLTSAAGSAMAQDQAPITLKQAIEVAVASNPEIIQAQMNKEAIEFERKQAEGLYAPRVDLEASAGIRRLENTTRRTLGISNNELYPLEANIRGDWTAIDFGRRRGEVERQVARVDGASLRVVERSEFIALQVARQYFDIVLQQRVMAASEDNVAFHQALVGDLAEGVRQRSISVADQQQAEERLQSALVRETEAKQDLANAKITLRRLTGLDINAVVLPPDLDAMLPASLDVAVGAARQNNPRVQEAKADVDASHGLVKSARGDLYPTLGVEAVGRVGEDIDGFNGDTNDVQARVYLRWNIFDGGINRAKLQEMVRRASQTRYQLHQITREAEEDVRAAWTAMEAQDSITSALTRQSQVSDDLLLSYRSQFNVGRRSLLDVLDAQNTRYNTQVRLETSRFSQLFAEYQTLAATNRLLEAMQLAPGDGAGENERSEYDYGPPPPAELQRRVYPE; via the coding sequence ATGTTCAAGACAAAATTGGCACTCGCGACTTTCCTGCTGACCAGCGCAGCTGGCTCGGCAATGGCTCAAGATCAGGCACCGATCACCTTGAAACAGGCGATTGAGGTTGCTGTCGCATCGAACCCTGAAATCATTCAGGCGCAGATGAACAAGGAAGCGATCGAATTTGAACGCAAGCAGGCCGAAGGGCTTTATGCACCGCGCGTCGATCTCGAAGCATCTGCCGGCATCCGCCGTCTGGAAAATACCACTCGCCGCACATTGGGCATTTCGAACAATGAGCTTTATCCGCTCGAAGCGAATATCCGCGGAGACTGGACGGCGATCGATTTCGGCCGCCGCCGCGGCGAAGTAGAACGTCAGGTAGCCCGCGTTGACGGTGCTTCATTGCGCGTAGTCGAAAGATCCGAGTTCATCGCTTTGCAGGTTGCTCGCCAATATTTCGATATTGTCTTGCAGCAGCGCGTGATGGCGGCTTCTGAAGACAATGTGGCATTCCATCAGGCACTCGTCGGTGATCTTGCCGAAGGGGTCCGCCAGCGTTCGATCAGCGTTGCTGACCAACAGCAGGCTGAAGAGCGCTTGCAGTCTGCATTGGTTCGCGAAACCGAAGCAAAGCAAGACCTGGCTAATGCCAAAATCACTTTGCGCCGCCTGACCGGCCTCGACATCAATGCGGTGGTTCTGCCGCCTGATCTCGATGCGATGTTGCCTGCCAGCCTTGATGTGGCTGTTGGCGCAGCGCGGCAAAACAACCCGCGCGTTCAGGAAGCCAAGGCAGATGTCGATGCATCCCACGGTTTGGTAAAATCGGCACGCGGTGATCTTTATCCCACTCTTGGCGTGGAAGCCGTGGGCCGGGTTGGTGAGGATATCGACGGCTTCAATGGCGATACCAATGATGTGCAAGCGCGTGTGTATCTGCGCTGGAACATCTTCGATGGCGGCATCAACCGTGCGAAGCTGCAGGAAATGGTCCGCCGCGCCAGCCAGACCCGTTACCAGCTGCATCAGATTACGCGTGAAGCGGAAGAAGATGTGCGTGCCGCATGGACAGCGATGGAAGCGCAGGACTCAATCACCAGCGCGCTGACAAGGCAGAGCCAAGTGAGCGACGATCTGCTACTTTCCTACCGTAGCCAGTTCAACGTCGGCCGCCGGTCACTGCTCGATGTGCTCGATGCGCAGAACACCCGTTACAATACGCAGGTGCGGCTGGAAACATCGCGCTTCTCGCAGCTCTTTGCTGAGTATCAAACGCTGGCAGCTACCAACCGGTTGCTCGAAGCGATGCAGCTGGCACCGGGTGATGGTGCAGGCGAAAACGAGCGGAGTGAGTATGACTACGGACCTCCGCCGCCTGCCGAACTCCAGCGCCGCGTCTATCCTGAGTGA
- a CDS encoding HlyD family type I secretion periplasmic adaptor subunit: protein MTFRDRLAGWDASTRLIVVAAVGMLLLIIWGSFAQVDEITRGMGKVIPTSKTQLVQPAEAAVVSEILVRNGQTVEKGQLLVRLDDAQASSELGQLETENQRLSVRAGRLDSEASGRSVGCGAGSVCAEERRLSQLRKATARSRESALASAIEQRRRDLREGQASVATLENSVRISAEQVAMLEPLSAKGIIPQTELMTAQRELVETRGRLSAARQGVGRARAAVAEAQSELNSAKLDFRQQALNERSEINTRIAVNQETIRGAEARKDRNELRAPSAGIVNDVQITTVGGFVGAGEQLMQVVPVGDKLLVEARVRPGDIAFIKVGDRANVKVTAYDFSIYGGLSGKVQQISADSIYDEVEREAYYLVLVETDRAYIERAGQKLPIVPGMICDVEILTGRKSILAYLLKPVAKAFDEALTER from the coding sequence ATGACTTTCCGAGATCGCTTGGCCGGATGGGACGCGAGCACGCGGCTAATTGTCGTTGCTGCGGTGGGTATGCTGCTGCTGATTATCTGGGGCAGTTTTGCTCAGGTGGACGAGATTACGCGCGGCATGGGTAAAGTCATCCCGACGAGCAAAACCCAGCTGGTACAGCCTGCCGAAGCAGCAGTTGTCAGCGAAATCCTCGTCCGTAACGGCCAGACGGTCGAAAAGGGTCAGCTGCTTGTCAGGCTTGATGACGCGCAGGCCTCGTCTGAATTGGGTCAGCTCGAGACTGAAAACCAGCGCCTTTCGGTGCGGGCCGGACGGCTTGATAGCGAAGCATCAGGGCGTTCTGTGGGTTGCGGGGCCGGTAGCGTCTGTGCCGAAGAACGTCGTCTGTCTCAGCTCCGCAAAGCAACGGCGCGTAGCCGCGAAAGCGCATTGGCTTCGGCCATCGAACAGCGCCGCCGCGACTTGCGCGAAGGGCAAGCCTCTGTTGCAACGCTGGAAAACAGCGTGCGCATCTCTGCTGAACAGGTCGCGATGCTGGAACCGCTTTCGGCCAAGGGCATCATTCCGCAAACCGAATTGATGACGGCGCAGCGCGAGCTGGTGGAAACACGTGGCCGTTTATCCGCGGCGCGGCAAGGTGTGGGAAGAGCGCGCGCCGCCGTGGCGGAGGCCCAATCCGAGTTAAACTCCGCCAAACTGGATTTCCGCCAGCAGGCACTGAACGAGCGTAGCGAAATCAACACGCGGATTGCGGTTAATCAGGAGACGATCCGCGGCGCCGAAGCGCGCAAGGATCGCAACGAATTGCGCGCGCCGTCTGCCGGTATTGTTAACGACGTCCAGATCACCACCGTTGGCGGCTTCGTTGGCGCTGGCGAACAGTTGATGCAGGTTGTTCCGGTAGGCGACAAACTGCTCGTGGAAGCGCGGGTGCGGCCAGGTGACATCGCCTTCATCAAGGTCGGCGACCGCGCCAATGTCAAAGTCACCGCCTATGATTTTTCGATCTATGGCGGGTTATCGGGCAAGGTCCAGCAGATCAGCGCGGATTCGATTTATGACGAGGTTGAACGCGAAGCATATTATCTGGTGCTGGTCGAAACCGACAGAGCCTACATCGAACGCGCAGGGCAAAAGCTGCCGATCGTGCCGGGGATGATCTGCGATGTTGAGATTTTGACCGGGCGGAAGTCGATCTTGGCCTACTTGCTCAAGCCGGTGGCCAAAGCATTCGATGAGGCTTTGACTGAACGTTAG
- a CDS encoding type I secretion system permease/ATPase — MLQESSDIRVAGDPLVDAVGELASRFGLALAPAQISILARNPDGFLPFHQAGPAIEATGMNFLARPGSRLSRTPDDYPALVQLDTSGPVVLHELREGELLVWRPEAREAQWEPFKEIAAEFEGDFLRVYGDPDSLRETGTPWYRKGRRHWFWSEVHKERRAFRPVLLASLLINTLALSLPLFSMNVYDRVIPNRAVSTLWVLAVGVLLAFALEFALRTARANVVDDIGKRLDLKLSQKIFGRLLVTPLSARRGHTGSLAARVSEYTMVRDFFASTTIVLMVDMAFLVLFIAAIAYIAGWLALVPLTAIILMALSGFILQRKVTEASQDAQADYGLQQTLLVEALAGLETLKSTNSEGGMVGRWHRLAEVGTQSQQRLKKINAVAVSLASSFQQVSSISLVIGGFYLFDAGKITMGAIIAIVMISSRSLAPAGQLAFILTKGRQARETLTSIEDLFDAEDERRQGSSSVPAQVRSATIKTESLEFSYPDAATPALADMNLSIEPGEKIAIIGRVASGKSTLGRVLCGLYQPTGGAMMIDGIDSGQFRPQDIRENFRFVGQDAAVFTGSVKDNLALGRREATDAAMLAALSNTGADQFLSRDAGGFDRAVGEQGNQLSGGQRSFLALARAFVTPSKLLFLDEPTGAMDSQTEKLFVDRLSASMNDGQTLLISTHRPALLSMCDRIIVLDKGKIIADGPKATIGSAAGMQLQ; from the coding sequence GTGTTGCAAGAAAGTAGCGATATCAGAGTAGCGGGCGATCCGCTGGTCGATGCAGTCGGGGAGCTCGCTAGCCGTTTCGGTTTGGCGCTCGCCCCGGCGCAGATCAGCATACTTGCGCGCAATCCTGACGGCTTCCTGCCGTTCCATCAAGCCGGTCCGGCCATCGAAGCGACCGGAATGAACTTTCTCGCGCGGCCTGGGTCCCGGCTTTCGCGGACACCGGATGATTATCCGGCACTGGTTCAACTGGACACGAGCGGGCCAGTTGTGTTGCATGAACTGCGCGAAGGGGAGCTGCTGGTTTGGAGGCCGGAAGCCCGCGAAGCACAATGGGAGCCGTTCAAAGAGATCGCCGCGGAATTCGAGGGCGATTTCCTGAGGGTTTACGGCGATCCTGACAGCCTGCGTGAAACAGGCACACCGTGGTACCGCAAGGGCCGCCGTCATTGGTTCTGGAGCGAAGTCCATAAGGAACGCCGGGCGTTTCGTCCTGTTCTGCTGGCATCGCTGTTGATCAATACGCTAGCGCTTTCGCTGCCACTATTTTCGATGAATGTTTATGACCGCGTGATCCCCAACCGGGCGGTTTCGACCCTGTGGGTGCTCGCGGTTGGTGTGCTGCTGGCGTTCGCGCTGGAGTTCGCCCTGCGGACTGCGCGCGCAAATGTGGTCGATGATATAGGCAAGCGGCTCGATCTGAAGCTGTCGCAGAAGATCTTTGGCCGCTTGCTTGTGACACCGCTCAGTGCGCGGCGCGGTCATACAGGTTCGCTCGCAGCGCGTGTTTCCGAATATACAATGGTCCGCGATTTCTTCGCTTCGACCACGATTGTGCTGATGGTCGATATGGCCTTCTTGGTCCTGTTTATCGCCGCCATCGCCTATATCGCTGGATGGTTGGCTTTGGTCCCGCTGACCGCGATCATATTGATGGCGCTTTCCGGCTTCATCTTGCAGCGCAAGGTGACAGAAGCTTCGCAGGACGCACAAGCCGATTACGGATTGCAGCAGACGCTGTTGGTCGAAGCGCTTGCAGGTCTCGAAACGCTCAAAAGCACTAATAGCGAAGGCGGCATGGTTGGCCGCTGGCACCGCCTTGCGGAGGTTGGCACTCAGTCTCAGCAGCGCCTCAAGAAGATCAATGCAGTCGCCGTCAGCCTCGCGTCGTCTTTCCAGCAAGTGTCCAGCATTTCGCTGGTCATCGGCGGGTTCTACCTGTTCGATGCGGGCAAAATCACGATGGGTGCGATCATTGCGATTGTTATGATCTCGTCGCGCTCACTGGCCCCGGCCGGGCAGTTGGCCTTCATCCTGACCAAGGGCCGGCAGGCGCGTGAAACGCTGACCAGTATCGAAGATCTGTTCGATGCCGAGGACGAACGCAGGCAGGGCAGCAGCAGTGTGCCCGCCCAAGTGCGCTCCGCCACGATCAAGACCGAGAGCTTGGAATTCAGCTATCCTGATGCCGCTACTCCGGCATTGGCCGATATGAACCTGTCCATCGAGCCGGGTGAGAAGATTGCCATTATTGGCCGGGTCGCTTCGGGCAAATCGACTTTGGGCCGGGTCCTGTGCGGGTTGTATCAACCCACGGGCGGGGCGATGATGATTGACGGGATCGATAGCGGCCAGTTTCGCCCGCAGGACATTCGCGAGAACTTCCGCTTTGTCGGGCAGGATGCTGCCGTCTTTACAGGTTCGGTGAAAGACAATCTCGCGCTGGGAAGGCGCGAGGCGACGGATGCAGCGATGCTTGCCGCACTAAGCAATACCGGCGCCGACCAGTTCCTCTCACGCGATGCCGGAGGCTTCGACCGCGCCGTGGGCGAGCAGGGCAACCAGCTTTCAGGCGGCCAGCGCTCATTTCTCGCGCTCGCACGTGCTTTCGTGACGCCGTCGAAACTGCTGTTTTTGGACGAGCCAACGGGCGCGATGGACAGTCAGACCGAGAAGTTGTTTGTGGACCGCCTGTCGGCTTCCATGAATGACGGTCAGACTTTGCTGATTTCGACGCACCGCCCGGCTCTTCTGTCGATGTGCGACCGGATCATAGTGCTTGATAAGGGCAAGATCATCGCTGATGGCCCTAAGGCCACGATTGGCAGCGCAGCGGGGATGCAATTGCAATGA
- a CDS encoding OmpA family protein — translation MKKLRIPMVGGIACLAALAPVQVHAQDDTEALMAMGVDGLRGEIQTRYDRGLALSLDDTVVSADDNRFMWANEAKVQCGIALGFLKSSTKDRSSVSKCVLAARLMDVVSVPVVVSPPAPAPVPRSTICDNQVAGMVFFEFDSAEVPASASETLAFVRENAEPCGWTSISAVGHTDRSGSDNYNQRLSEDRAEAVANFLASMGIDRSMVSTSAVGETAPRVPTEDGVRNLQNRRVEITAK, via the coding sequence ATGAAGAAACTACGGATACCAATGGTTGGGGGCATTGCCTGCCTTGCGGCGCTCGCGCCGGTGCAGGTCCATGCTCAGGATGACACCGAAGCGCTGATGGCGATGGGGGTTGATGGCCTTAGAGGCGAGATTCAGACCCGCTATGATCGCGGTCTAGCGCTTAGCCTGGATGACACGGTCGTCTCTGCGGATGATAACCGGTTCATGTGGGCGAATGAGGCGAAGGTCCAATGCGGCATTGCGCTTGGTTTCCTAAAGTCTTCTACCAAGGATCGCTCCAGCGTCTCCAAATGCGTGCTCGCGGCACGGCTGATGGACGTTGTCTCTGTTCCTGTAGTTGTCTCACCGCCAGCTCCGGCTCCGGTACCACGCAGCACCATCTGCGATAATCAGGTGGCAGGAATGGTTTTCTTCGAATTCGATTCCGCTGAAGTGCCGGCATCGGCGTCCGAAACGCTCGCTTTCGTGCGTGAGAATGCGGAGCCTTGCGGTTGGACGTCGATTTCGGCGGTTGGTCACACTGACCGTTCGGGCAGCGACAATTACAACCAACGCCTGTCCGAAGATCGGGCCGAGGCCGTCGCAAACTTCCTAGCGAGCATGGGTATCGACCGTTCAATGGTGTCGACTTCAGCCGTTGGCGAAACTGCGCCGCGGGTTCCGACCGAAGACGGGGTTCGCAATCTGCAGAACCGCCGCGTCGAAATTACAGCGAAATAA
- a CDS encoding transglutaminase-like cysteine peptidase — MAWKTPYKAHAFGAACVSLASLAVSANASAQGFTASLALPTAASIVVKTACGSSDVAGASLGAAPAEVQSAAATVSKSAAITGGVSKLEQMRLAQMALVAEPVAAAASAEAQIIEAAPALAAIQLSGCASFGSGDALERSITPTQMRTGDILDSRRVKIGKTMFDDDWNRVRDSKISRRAAKRFVGQRSSDKLAMLAQVNSAVNHKIAFVEDRDLLGVADQWASARSTLRKRKGDCEDIAIAKMQLLASLGFDPSKMTLTIAKDLARGRDHSILFVEHNGRSYMLDNETDELLDGYEAHDYRPIMSYSGMEKWIHGYSQGQT, encoded by the coding sequence ATGGCATGGAAGACACCATATAAAGCTCACGCTTTTGGCGCGGCCTGCGTTTCGCTGGCGAGCCTTGCTGTGTCGGCAAATGCGTCGGCGCAGGGCTTCACCGCGAGCCTTGCCTTGCCGACCGCTGCATCCATTGTGGTGAAGACGGCCTGCGGCTCTTCTGATGTGGCCGGTGCAAGTCTTGGTGCAGCACCAGCCGAAGTGCAGTCCGCTGCTGCAACAGTGTCAAAAAGCGCAGCTATCACCGGCGGGGTCAGCAAACTCGAGCAAATGCGTCTTGCGCAGATGGCGCTTGTCGCGGAGCCAGTAGCGGCAGCAGCTTCGGCTGAGGCACAAATTATCGAGGCGGCCCCGGCCTTGGCAGCGATCCAGCTATCTGGTTGCGCATCATTCGGCAGCGGTGACGCATTGGAGCGCAGCATCACTCCCACACAAATGCGAACGGGCGATATTCTCGACAGTCGCCGCGTCAAGATCGGCAAAACCATGTTTGACGATGACTGGAACCGTGTCCGTGATTCGAAAATCAGCCGCCGCGCGGCAAAGCGCTTTGTCGGCCAGCGTTCAAGCGACAAGCTAGCGATGCTGGCTCAAGTGAACAGCGCGGTGAACCACAAGATCGCCTTCGTTGAAGACCGCGATTTGTTGGGCGTCGCCGATCAATGGGCATCGGCCCGTTCGACGCTTCGCAAGCGTAAGGGCGACTGTGAAGATATCGCGATTGCCAAGATGCAATTGCTTGCCTCGCTAGGGTTTGATCCTTCGAAGATGACTTTGACTATTGCCAAAGATCTTGCGCGCGGAAGAGACCATTCGATCCTGTTTGTGGAGCATAATGGGCGTAGCTACATGCTCGACAATGAGACGGACGAATTACTCGATGGCTACGAAGCCCACGATTACCGGCCAATCATGAGCTATAGCGGCATGGAAAAGTGGATCCACGGCTACTCTCAAGGCCAAACTTAA